Genomic DNA from Pirellulales bacterium:
CGATCACGCGACGGCGGGAGGCCGAGCGCTGGTGCGATCGGTTTGAAGAGAATACCAAGAAATGGCTTAAATCCACCATCGCCAAGCTCTCGCCCGACGGCGAGCCGCAACTTTCCTATCAAGAAGTCGATACTTCGCTTATCCCGCCGCGACCGAGGTTGTATGGCCTCGTCGGGGCCGAATTGATCGAACAAGCGTGGAAAGAACGCGAAGCCGCCAAGTCGGCGACTGCTGGCGCCAACGGACATGGACAGCCCAGCGGATCCGCCACGGTTGCTGCACCAACCTGAATCAACGTATCCGACCACGGATGGCCAGATTTCCGCGGATTGGCAAGCAAGTTTGAATTGCTGATGGACACTGATAAGCGCTAATGCCTTGAATTCTATCTGGTACCTATCAGCGTTGATGAATGTGAATTAGCGGTTAGAAAAATAACGTTCAACTCCTAATCCGAACCGCGCAAGTCCGCGTTCGTTGCGATTATTTAAAATGACCAAGCACGAAGATTCTCGCTCTGCTAGCGGCCACAATGGTCACGCATTGCATCCTGACTCATTTGAGGTGCGCGTGCTGCGGCAAGACGGCCCCGGCCAGTCGAGTTATTGGCAGCGGTTTCGCGTGCCGTACGAGCGCGACATGAACGTCATCAGCGTGCTGCAGCGCATTGCGGCAATGGCGACGACGATCGACGGGCAAAAAGTTGCGCCGGTCACTTGGGATTGCAACTGTCTGGAAGAAGTCTGCGGCGCTTGCACGATGGTCATCAACGGCCGCGTGCGGCAGGCTTGCTCGGCGCTCGTCGATCGGCTGCTCGAAGTCAATCCGAGCGACATTGAACTTCGACCCGCCTCGAAGTTTCCCGTCGTGCGCGATTTAATGGTCGATCGCGGCCGCCTGTTTCAGACGCTCAAACGCATCAAAGCCTGGATCCCCGTCGATGGCTACTTCGGCCACGGACCCGGCCCTCGCATTTCGCCTGAAACGCAGCAGCAAGTCTATCCCCTCAGCGAATGCATGAGTTGTGGCTGTTGCCTGGAAGCTTGCCCGCAATACAGCAAGATCGAAGTCTTCCGCCACGAAGGGGAAACCGACGAACAATTCGCAGCCCGCAAGCAAGCGAAGTACAATCGCGGCTTCGTCGGCGCGGCCGCCATCAGCCAGACAATGTTGTTT
This window encodes:
- the sdhB gene encoding succinate dehydrogenase iron-sulfur subunit; the encoded protein is MTKHEDSRSASGHNGHALHPDSFEVRVLRQDGPGQSSYWQRFRVPYERDMNVISVLQRIAAMATTIDGQKVAPVTWDCNCLEEVCGACTMVINGRVRQACSALVDRLLEVNPSDIELRPASKFPVVRDLMVDRGRLFQTLKRIKAWIPVDGYFGHGPGPRISPETQQQVYPLSECMSCGCCLEACPQYSKIEVFRHEGETDEQFAARKQAKYNRGFVGAAAISQTMLFNMHPTGQMNANERLEGLMSEGGIQECGNAQNCVAVCPK